The stretch of DNA AAATCAATCGACCAAAAACCTCATgtgttttttctctctccttgtTTCTAGTCCTTTGTTGCCGTCATCCTCTTTGCCGCCGCTGTCTTGGCCGACAACGCCCCCTACAGGCCCGCCCTTACAAGCCCGCTCCTACAAGGAGCCGTCTTATGACGAGCCCGCCAAGTATGAGTACCAATACGCCGTGGCTGACCAATATGCCGGAGTTGACTTCAACCAGAATGAAGCCCGTGATGGTTATGCCACCAATGGCGAGTACCGCGTTGTTCTTCCCGACGGCCGGACCCAAATTGTGACCTACACTGTTCAAGATGCTTACTCCGGTTATGTGGCTGATGTCAAATACGAGGGAGAGGCCCAATACCCCGAGGAGAAGCCCTCTTACAAGCCCGCCTACAAGCCGCCCCCAAGTACGCTCCCGCCCCTTCTTACCAAATGAAAGTTACTCCCGGAACCCAACGACCTAGCTATTCATGCTGTGATTGATATTTATTCTATTTGATTCGTCTTGAATTAAAAATCAAGAACACACTAACTTTGTTGTCAAGTGCTCAAAACTCTGTCTTGGAGGCGGTAAAAGATCAAATGTGTCAGctcaaaacactttttatgGGCCTTTTAGTAAACTGTCagcttttttctcattttggtcTAGAAAACCACTTTTTTACATACAAATGAGTGCAaggaaatgtcattgagcttgttatgttggaaaaaaatggaccatCAGTGAAAAATAAGGCAATGTTGTGATACGAATTTTGCAAATCCGTTAATTTGGACAAAAGATTGCCATGGTCCCAGTAGCAATTCTGGATATCCCACTTGTCACCTACTAAATGCATTGCCTTTTCACATGGACCTGTATGAGACAATGTCTAAGATTtctctttggaaaaaaaaaNNNNNNNNNNNNNNNNNNNNNNNNNNNNNNNNNNNNNNNNNNNNNNNNNNNAAAGAGAGAGATATGGCTTCCACCATGGTGTGCTCATTTAGACTACCGTTTTGTCTGAGGCCTACGTAGTTTGTGACAAGTTTGTGTGCCAACCAAAGTCTCCCTCTTTAGGATACTCTAAGTCTTGGTGTATattttgaaagagagagatatgGCTTCCACCATGGTGTGCTCATTTAGACTACCGTTTTGTCTGAGGCCTACGTAGTTTGTGACAAGTTTGTGTGCCAACCAAAGTCTCCCTCTTTAGGATACTCTAAGTCTTGGTGTATATTTTggatctactttatcaaaggccttggcaaaatcaagatagacagcATCAACTGACTAATGCCTTTCCAATCCCCACTGACCTGCTCtaaaatgctcaatcagttggataaccgtgctaaaatgtgctcggaacccgtgctggctaggaggaaggacttcattgacttcaagatttcaatgagattggacttcatgatcttctcaaacacctttgcaatattcgaagtgagaaaaagCGGCCTATAGATACTGGGGaacgacttatctcccccttttaagattggaacaacatgagctaattttagtgaagatggaaacttgccctgatccaagatgcaaagcatcaagtacgagaaaacaggagcaagaaccagtcagcatctcatcagaaactgagatgtcacaccatcaggactaggagaacttgaaagcctcaagtctttgatggcctctaatgtacattgatctgtgactacaagataATCTAAACGCTctacttgactaaccttgtcaatctcaacagactcatcttcagagtaatgagctgttgcttctgaactcagcggggttgaaaacacactggagaactgatctccaagcatgttagccatagcctctacattgctaatggcttccccatcaacctcaaaaggcccaacagNNNNNNNNNNNNNNNNNNNNNNNNNNNNNNNNNNNNNNNNNNNNNNNNNNNNNNNNNNNNNNNNNNNNNNNNNNNNNNNNNNNNNNNNNNNNNNNNNNNNNNNNNNNNNNNNNNNNNNNNNNNNNNNNNNNNNNNNNNNNNNNNNNNNNNNNNNNNNNNNNNNNNNNNNNNNNNNNNNNNNNNNNNNNNNNNNNNNNNNNNNNNNNNNNNNNNNNNNNNNNNNNNNNNNNNNNNNNNNNNNNNNNNNNNNNNNNNNNNNNNNNNNNNNNNNNNNNNNNNNNNNNNNNNNNNNNNNNNNNNNNNNNNNNNNNNNNNNNNNNNNNNNNNNNNNNNNNNNNNNNNNNNNNNNNNNNNNNNNNNNNNNNNNNNNNNNNNNNNNNNNNNNNNNNNNNNNNNNNNNNNNNNNNNNNNNNNNNNNNNNNNNNNNNNNNNNNNNNNNNNNNNNNNNNNNNNNNNNNNNNNNNNNNNNNNNNNNNNNNNNNNNNNNNNNNNNNNNNNNNNNNNNNNNNNNNNNNNNNNNNNNNNNNNNNNNNNNNNNNNNNNNNNNNNNNNNNNNNNNNNNNNNNNNNNNNNNNNNNNNNNNNNNNNNNNNNNNNNNNNNNNNNNNNNNNNNNNNNNNNNNNNNNNNNNNNNNNNNNNNNNNNNNNNNNNNNNNNNNNNNNNNNNNNNNNNNNNNNNNNNNNNNNNNNNNNNNNNNNNNNNNNNNNNNNNNNNNNNNNNNNNNNNNNNNNNNNNNNNNNNNNNNNNNNNNNNNNNNNNNNNNNNNNNNNNNNNNNNNNNNNNNNNNNNNNNNNNNNNNNNNNNNNNNNNNNNNNNNNNNNNNNNNNNNNNNNNNNNNNNNNNNNNNNNNNNNNNNNNNNNNNNNNNNNNNNNNNNNNNNNNNNNNNNNNNNNNNNNNNNNNNNNNNNNNNNNNNNNNNNNNNNNNNNNNNNNNNNNNNNNNNNNNNNNNNNNNNNNNNNNNNNNNNNNNNNNNNNNNNNNNNNNNNNNNNNNNNNNNNNNNNNNNNNNNNNNNNNNNNNNNNNNNNNNNNNNNNNNNNNNNNNNNNNNNNNNNNNNNNNNNNNNNNNNNNNNNNNNNNNNNNNNNNNNNNNNNNNNNNNNNNNNNNNNNNNNNNNNNNNNNNNNNNNNNNNNNNNNNNNNNNNNNNNNNNNNNNNNNNNNNNNNNNNNNNNNNNNNNNNNNNNNNNNNNNNNNNNNNNNNNNNNNNNNNNNNNNNNNNNNNNNNNNNNNNNNNNNNNNNNNNNNNNNNNNNNNNNNNNNNNNNNNNNNNNNNNNNNNNNNNNNNNNNNNNNNNNNNNNNNNNNNNNNNNNNNNNNNNNNNNNNNNNNNNNNNNNNNNNNNNNNNNNNNNNNNNNNNNNNNNNNNNNNNNNNNNNNNNNNNNNNNNNNNNNNNNNNNNNNNNNNNNNNNNNNNNNNNNNNNNNNNNNNNNNNNNNNNNNNNNNNNNNNNNNNNNNNNNNNNNNNNNNNNNNNNNNNNNNNNNNNNNNNNNNNNNNNNNNNNNNNNNNNNNNNNNNNNNNNNNNNNNNNNNNNNNNNNNNNNNNNNNNNNNNNNNNNNNNNNNNNNNNNNNNNNNNNNNNNNNNNNNNNNNNNNNNNNNNNNNNNNNNNNNNNNNNNNNNNNNNNNNNNNNNNNNNNNNNNNNNNNNNNNNNNNNNNNNNNNNNNNNNNNNNNNNNNNNNNNNNNNNNNNNNNNNNNNNNNNNNNNNNNNNNNNNNNNNNNNNNNNNNNNNNNNNNNNNNNNNNNNNNNNNNNNNNNNNNNNNNNNNNNNNNNNNNNNNNNNNNNNgtgagcctgttcttcaagcagcaccctggtttcattgacccaagcaactaaagcctctaaaataaagggcttattgaccAAAGAAGGGTCCTTtcctgctaagaccaagtccaaacattgtctagcctctttgctgacttttccaaaaatagcttccatcatgatgCAGGAgaaactatctatgagcagcaaaatcaagagactaagaaaaagagaaaacataaagaaactaaaaggctatgcaatcttgtcctgagatgcagtacaacgaagcaaaaaaggaatggactacttcacatcaaactaaacatacaaatctaagttggagatagcaaacatgaagtaagggacagagaaaagcaaggaatcaagaacatatgtaaactaggaaagcaacacaaaaacacagaaataaactcaacaaactggtctaacacaaaatgaaatcaatacactaatgaacaataaattctaaccgTCAAGGatcaatacaatcaaactaaagaactacacgtaacgatttggaactagaaatactacattacaaatcagaaagaaactgctaaagcttaacataaacataaattacatgagcaataaacttattaggttttaaagtaatcaCGTCTTACCAaaaagccgtgaaaaaacaaacctaattgagtgactgaagctggattcttggatgatcagcttacccctctcgtctcaccagtgagacgacttccacagtggttcaaaagtctttttgaATTCGAACAGAAATATAGAAATATGCAAGCAATTCTTGTTAATTACTAGCCATATGAGCGTCAAATTTGggccagaattcaataaatcaatcacgtcaaaataacttcttatggtttttgcaaggaagaagactgttaaAATGAATATGCACATTTCgctcaatacttgataaggttttttgaccaccgtggtgagacgggtgagacgagaggagaggagactacggtatccaagaatccagcttgaatggcaattcccatttattcacccacacacaaacaccacgaacactacacgtgcacagcaaccaaggagcaacagaggaagtcacaccttggatccaaatttctgggagataagaacagcaacaaaaatgcgactgttctcagcgagctccaaaacaggattacaattctttttttttataggAACGAATTACCGTATTTTTGTTACTACTGCCATGTTTATGAACAGCTCAACATTATTTCGCTTTGAACAAGGCCAGCCCATTCTTAAGAGCAATGTTAAACATTTAAGACATAGACAAGAAATCACACAGGCAGCAAAAGTCTGCTATAAAATGGATAGCAGAATGAAAATTGTCCAAACAGCTTCGTCAATGACCAACTGATATCCACGATATCCTTGTTACATACATAAACCTCGCTAAAGTGTTTGACAAAGCAGAACATATTCTACTGCTTCAATACTTAGCTGATATAGGTATTGGGAGAAATATTCATATGttgctgaaatattttttgacgaatCGAACTCAGAGAGTCAAGGAAAAGGGCGTTTTGGGGGCGACGCAAAACGTAACTTCTGGAGTTCTCCAGGACTCCATCCTTGAGCCGCTACTATTTACCCTGTTCATATCTCTCCTCTGCAAACATTACCCCTTACATCGTCCATGTCGTCGTACGCTGATGATaccaagttagtttttggtagAAATTATGTTAACACTCAAGACCTACAAAACGATTTAGATCAGGTTTATGATTGGAAGGCTGGAAAAAACATGAAGTTGAAAGGTGAAAAGTTTAAAGCCATGACGTTTCATCCCAAGAGCATCAAACAACCGACCTATCTAGATAATTGTGAAACACCAATAGAGATTATCCAAATTAAAGTGAGTAAGGCCTTTCAGacatgcggatggatatacTGCACCTTCAAATCCCGAGGCCCATTTACTATGAAAACTTCACATGAATCAATTGTACAGGTGCACTTGGAGTATGCATCCCCCGTTTGGGCTCCCATGACTGCTGCAAGtctaaataagattgaaagagtGCAGAGGAGTTTCACGCGAAATGTTGCACGCATGAGCCATCTAAGTTATTGTGATCGGCTAAAATCCTTGGAattatacagtattcaaagaagaaacGAGCAATATATGATAATATACATGTTTAAATGCCACCATGGCCTTTGCCATAACCCGGGAGTTGAACACACATTGAGCGATAGGAGAGGCATTGGTTGTACCATTCGACATCGAGTGAATTTgatggacaagttcttgaaaaaTCTTAATGCCGGTTTTGTCCCCGTCCTGTTTAATCTTTTGCCGGTGGCTCTTCGACAATTCTACGATTTAAATGAACCTTTGTAAATTTTTAGCGCgatcttgatcgatttttgcAATTGATATCTGACTAACCTTACGTTCAGGGATGTTTCAGAGCGGCAAACTCGAACCCATTATCAGACAAATCTTTTCATCAAACATGACTTCCTGGGGAAATCGTTCCCAAGCATCGGTTAGAAACCCgtaaaaaaagagagagagagagagagagagagagagagacgcgTGTGAAGTACGGGCTCGGGTTTCAGCTGCGTGGGCTAGCCAGGTTCCACCACAATCGCGTCAAAAACTAGCATGATTGAAGATCATTCAGTGCTTCCAACTCTGCATTAACACAATTGTTCGCCATTGTAGGACATTGTTCAACAATAAGTttaaaccatttaagtccagcattcatttgctaaaacTGTTATAACATGGCAtgtgacaaaaacatgcaaatgcgaaaaacattttgatgccAATACCTTGTCAATAGGAAGAggtgtggtgacacttactACATGGTAGAACAGAGCGCGCACTAGTTTGAAATCCCAAATTTTTACACTTATCTTATTTTAGCTTCCTTCAATCCCAAGGCATAAAGGTCCTGGTTTGAGTGAACTCCCATCCACTCTAGATGAAGACCATAATTGGTACATTCAGCTGATAGAAGAAAAACTTGCTCTTCCTTATGTGAATTCGTTGGAGATCTCTACTTTCCCCTTTTCCTTGAATAAAGTGTTACTTAAGTTTTACCTCCCTGTTTAGTGAAGCCATGACAGGTACGAGTACGTAAAATGGAATTCCAAGGAAGACAATTTTCAACAGTGGGATGAAAGACCTGGAACATTGCCTCTCCCAGATGAGCAAGTacagaaaacttggaaagttTAAAGTTCATTTCACAGCCTTGCTCTATTTTGGAAGAACACGCACAACTTATGAGAAGCCTTACCTTTCATCGTAGGGCACCCATAGTTTAccttcttcattgctccaaAGCACCTCCGATTTGGCGTCAAAGctattgccaaaaaattgaaaggtgcCGTCTCTAAATGGCTACACTCGAGCTAAATCAAGAATGGCGTTCAGCTTTGTCTCTCTTTTATTGGCTTTTACGGCAAACTTTCGTAATTGGGACAATGAAGTAGAGAAGAAAGATGACGACACCATTAAATTTTGGAAAGTTACTTGCCCCTTTGAGACTTcaaagttctttgttaagggattaaattagagttccagttcattATCCATAAGGGGAATGGTTCATTTCGCattgtatttttataaactgccACAGTTTTACGCATTAACATTcttaaaaataacttttttactgaaaaaagccacttttggacttatttttcatttaagataattatattttttcaaaagacttTCTAGAAccttagaaacgttttttgtctaatattgttCTTTGCATCTTGGTattttagtacctctactgttttgaaaagtgtccTGGTgccctcccaaaatttgtgcagacatcatcattcagctgctacttaGAGGAGTCAAATATCCTAGCCTTTGAACGCCTGAAATCTGGACTAGGTCCCTGGGTTCGagaaacaactattttgaacTTAGAGAATGAATTGCGCGCTCATTTCCAACTATTCAAGATAGATAGGCCACAggtttcatgttttttgatcGAATAAATTACACTAAGATGGCTAGTTCATTGATTATTTTGCCCTGTTCTGTATTGCACTCTGAGAAAAcataatttttgacaaaatgttagttcgagggaaaaaatgaaaacNNNNNNNNNNNNNNNNNNNNNNNNNNNNNNNNNNNNAACCActaaaaacaagattcttgtcggaggagtaaaagacgcacgtccgccattcgaggcgtcatCTGACCAttgaaattatattttttcaaaagacttTCTAGAAccttagaaacgttttttgtctaatattgttctttgcatcttggttttttagtacctctactgttttgaaaagtgtccTGGTgccctcccaaaatttgtgcagacatcatcattcagctgctacttaGAGGAGTCAAATACCCTAGCCTTTGAACGCCTGAAATCTGGACTAGGTCGCTGGGTTCGAGAAACAGCTATTTTGAACTTAGAAAATGAATTGCGCGCTCATTTCCAACTATTCAAGATAGATAGGCCACaggtttcatgtttttttgatcGAATAAATTACACTAAGATGGCTAGTTCATTGATTATTTGCCCTGTTCTGTATTGCACTCTGAGAAAAcataatttttgacaaaatattagttcgagggaaaaaatgaaaactataATTGTAGCAACGCGGGGGCAGTTTCATTTATGAAATAATGCAATGGAATGACTCTTGTCAGAATCATTGGCTCTCAACCCTAGAGTCCAAATTCCAAGCGTTCACGCATTGACACTGCAAAAGTACAACGGCGCGTTTCAGGTGTGATTTTAGACACCtaccaaattggcctgctcttggtcatagcaatcctgagccacttttcgaattaaagtaacaGAATAATAaccgtagatctcttcaactCAAGGTAGGTCCTTTTAATGACATTCACCTGTACGTAAAgtgttcgtttcaaagttatgtctgtcaaaagcttatgtagttgaccaagagcaggtcgaaaaatcgaattttatGAAGTATTGAGGACATAACTTTGGAGAGATCTCCCGAGTTCcttaagcatagttttgggctgaAATATGGGCAAGTTCATCTATCTAACAACATCTTTGCGTCCTATGAAGTCCttctttggaatgaaatggacggtttaggagatatgatctttttgtttccgttctcagtccacatctcttgaAGTCCGTGCTACATACTAAATTGCTTTCAGGTGCTGAGCATTGAAGGTATCCGTGTCATCAAGGAAATTGTGTTTCGGAACGAAAAGTATGCCGTGGGCCCTGAACATGCCAGAGGGGGAAAACTCGCTCACCGAGGCTCCTTTTACTTGTCACCATTCATCagagattttcaaaatggcaaaattgcaTGGAACTATCCCTGTTCTTCGAGACGATTGTTGGggaaaatctttttttcttgaacaatctAATTCAACATTCATCGCACCTCAACAGGGTTCTCTAATTGTTAGTCCAATATGAGGATGTGACAAGGAAATGCTTGTACCATTTGATAGAACAAACGAGCACAATATTGCATTTCAGTCACAATATTGGACCATTGCACAAACTTAACCTGAGACGTATTATTCTTTGGAGAGTATCAATACTCATTTTCCCCAGAGACCACCGAGGCATTtacaaaaacaacaataaatatTCGATATCTCTTCCCTTTGGCATTTGAACATGCCTTCCCCGATGAAAATTGTGATGGGAACATCCTTGGTACATAAATTAAAACCAATCGACGGTCACAATTCTCAGTTGCAATGAATCTTCTTAAGGTGTTGTGTCTAGGGCTCCTTATTATTCAATGTAAATGTTCaattgtttcaagtttcatcACTTCCTTGCAAAACTCCCTCAAAAGCCACAAAGTGAAGGATATTTGTTTCATAGAAACCGGGGCACATGACCACTTGGGTTTGCTCTCGATGGAgtttgcttttcaaatcttgctTCCATCTTCGCTAAAACATGGATTACCAAATTGCGACATGACTTTGGTAGATTTATCCACATCCTCCAACTTTGAACTACTTAAAGATATCCACAACTACACCCAACCCCAAACGCCATACCTGGTAATGATGAATGGTAAtcttttgcccaattttgCCACTTATCTCCGGACTCGGCCACGGTTTTTAAATGTGGCCGTGATCAGAATGTTGGATAACCAACCAAGCTTAGTCTATCAATCCCAAATGGGTCCAGAATATACCTTGGTGGTGAAGAATGCCTGGACCGGCCAGAGGCTGGTTTTTGAAGGACACAATTTATTGAGCAAAGGCAGATTTTCCAATTTATTCGGACGGGTTATCCATGCGAGTGCTGTGATTTATCCGCCATTTTTTAACCAAGTTCAAGATTCTAACGGGAATGGGTTGTTCCAAGAAGGGATAGAGATGGAGCTAGTAAAAACGATTACCAAATCTATAAATGCCAAGCTGAAAGTGAGGACCCCTACTGATGGCGAATTTTGGGGTCGTGACAAGGATGGCGATGGCAAGTTTGACGGCATGGTTGGAGACCTTCAATTTGACAGAGCTGATCTCGGGTTCGCTCAAGTGTTTGCCAAGGCCGAGAGGTTATCAATTATGGACTTTTCTTTGGAGTATGATTATGATTACGATgcatttctcgtcttgaaacCATCCCCATTGCCCCAAATTGTGGCCATGGTGAGGCCATTTAAAACCTCCACATGGATCTGGTCTGTGATTGTTTTTGGAGCGTCCTGCCTGTTTGTAGGCCTCTATGAATTATTTGACGTCCAGAACTCGCTGGAGGGGGCAAAGGGTATCCTATTTCTCATATCGGCAACCCTAATGGAATCCAACCAGTTATGCCACAAATGGAACACTTTCACGGGGCGGGTTTTCATGGCGACCTTTCTCATTGGAGTGTTCATTCTCTCCAAAGGTTACAGTGGAGGCTTGGTGTCCTTTCTGACCGTTCCATTGACAAAGAAACCGATAAACTCCATTCAAGGAGTTGTAGATGTAAGTGAAGCTGAATATTGCACATGATACCAAGTAATACGACTCAAAGCCAAACTACTAGTTCACTTAATTACCTTGAATGTGGTCTCAGGCAGGATTACCAACATCTAGCAGAGGTGGATCGTCGTTTATCAGCTACGTGTCCAAGAGCCCTTTGATTATGGAGCTGAGGGATTCTCATCAATCTCATCGGGACTATGACATGGCCTTTAAGAACTTCAGCCGGGGCgaaatcattttatttcaaagctTGCAGctatttcaagttgaaatacGTAAACGCTTGACAAATGAGTAAGAACCCTGATCTGAATTGTATGACAACACGTTAGAAATCAATCGGAAGCATTTTTCAGGTATGGCGAAACTCGGGCGCACATTGTTGGTGATTATCCGAGATTTCATCGGGTTGCGTTGGGGCTTGGGAAAATGAGCCCGCTTACTGCGATAGTGAATGATCGAgttcaaaagatcaaagaaTCTGGAATGATCAAGTTTTGGACTGCCACAGCCATGGAACGAATTGGCAAACTGGCAGACTCCAAATCCAGGCCAAAGAATATTGTGTTGGGGTGGAACGAGTTGGAAGGACACTTTCtgatttgggcaatttgtCTTGCCATCTGTAGCCTGTCTTTTGGACTAGAATTAGCAATGCTGTACCTTAAGAAGTATAAATGGTTTGACATTGCGatccaaatttgtttgaaggcATAAATTGAAGAATATGACATTGATCGGTTAAAGTACGAAAGAATATTGGAACTTTGTGGCAATAAATTTGCATTGATAAATCAATATCCCTTTCGAAACCAATCAACCAATAGAGGCGGAAGCTACTTTAGATAGTCATGGTGAGTGAGTGATGGAACAGGTTTTATTGACAGATcagtagaacaaaagaagcGTTGCCCAGAAGAATTCTCTTAGCACAGCCATTCCCATACGGacatattcggacatttaggcaagcgctggcaccagcaaacaaacttgcctgccaatgccagtgatgcaaaNNNNNNNNNNNNNNNNNNNNNNNNNNNNNNNNNNNNNNNNNNNNNNNNNNNTGAAGAAGCTGGatagaaaagaaaatcagatTTAAACAAGAACACGTTGGTCTTCGgtgaattttgattcattcaagAACACACACGTATAAATTGCTAGTGTGACCTCTTTCCCAACGGTCCGATGAGACACGTTTTATTTAGATTGTTAAAAACTTAAACAAAACCTTGGGATTGTGACTTTAAGACGTGACCAAAAGAACTGCGTCACTGTAAACACTTTCGTCAAGGTATGGACAAGCATTATAGTTTGCTCGGTTTTCACCTTTTGTCAGTCCTAGGATCTTAGGGGTTATTCTTGCGGGTCATCACAATCTCTAATTTCCTATCAACAGTGAAAGATTTCGCAAAGAGATTGAATTTTTGCGGATAACCGTGGACAAGTTTCGTACACAAAGAACAGACCTGGAACATATCTCATACTAGTAGTAGAAAATTCATAGACGCTTTCCAACGAGAAAGATAATGTTATTTTCTAGGGTTATGGATTCCattttctcgtatttgatgcgttgcatcttggatcagggcaagtttccattccCTCTAAAGTTGATGAATGTTGTTTCAATCTTTTCAAGTCACTGGAAAGTAACAATGGGCCGATCCTTCTCACTTCAAAATCGGCGAAGATGTTAAGAAGATCAGGAAGCTTAAACTTGaaaatttctttgacatttctgAAATTCTTTGTCAGCAAGGATTTTCATCGCATTTTTGTAAAGTTACTCAATTGATCGTCTTTAATAGTTTTGGTTTGCTATATCGAACGACAATACGCACATTTATACACAGGTGAAACATTCGTAATTCAGGCTCCATCACTCAGGACATATCTGACAAGAACGCCATTGTACTAAGACCATTAAAAGCAAAGCAATCAACCACTTCAGGAATTGGAAAAAGATTGTTGCTACAGCTTCAATGATAATAAACGGCTATATCAAGAAGAAATAAAACGACGCAAGGATATCCAACTTGATTTAACGAGCAAGCTATAAAGAAGAGCGAGCAACAGTAGTCCAGTTCTAAAACAAGAACAGCCCAATAAAATCNNNNNNNNNNNNNNNNNNNNNNNNNNNNNNNNNNNNNNNNNNNNNNNNNNNATAACGCATTGATTTTAACTCAATAAAGACAAAACCAACAATGCTTGAATGTGttcttgattttatttcaagtcGAATCAATAGAATAAATATCAATCACAGC from Tigriopus californicus strain San Diego chromosome 3, Tcal_SD_v2.1, whole genome shotgun sequence encodes:
- the LOC131877997 gene encoding cuticle protein 19-like — protein: MCFFSLLVSSPLLPSSSLPPLSWPTTPPTGPPLQARSYKEPSYDEPAKYEYQYAVADQYAGVDFNQNEARDGYATNGEYRVVLPDGRTQIVTYTVQDAYSGYVADVKYEGEAQYPEEKPSYKPAYKPPPSTLPPLLTK
- the LOC131877984 gene encoding glutamate receptor ionotropic, delta-2-like codes for the protein MEFAFQILLPSSLKHGLPNCDMTLVDLSTSSNFELLKDIHNYTQPQTPYLVMMNGNLLPNFATYLRTRPRFLNVAVIRMLDNQPSLVYQSQMGPEYTLVVKNAWTGQRLVFEGHNLLSKGRFSNLFGRVIHASAVIYPPFFNQVQDSNGNGLFQEGIEMELVKTITKSINAKLKVRTPTDGEFWGRDKDGDGKFDGMVGDLQFDRADLGFAQVFAKAERLSIMDFSLEYDYDYDAFLVLKPSPLPQIVAMVRPFKTSTWIWSVIVFGASCLFVGLYELFDVQNSLEGAKGILFLISATLMESNQLCHKWNTFTGRVFMATFLIGVFILSKGYSGGLVSFLTVPLTKKPINSIQGVVDAGLPTSSRGGSSFISYVSKSPLIMELRDSHQSHRDYDMAFKNFSRGEIILFQSLQLFQVEIRKRLTNEYGETRAHIVGDYPRFHRVALGLGKMSPLTAIVNDRVQKIKESGMIKFWTATAMERIGKLADSKSRPKNIVLGWNELEGHFLIWAICLAICSLSFGLELAMLYLKKYKWFDIAIQICLKA